In Drosophila nasuta strain 15112-1781.00 chromosome 2R, ASM2355853v1, whole genome shotgun sequence, a single genomic region encodes these proteins:
- the LOC132786220 gene encoding general odorant-binding protein 99a-like: MFKYFVVCLALCSLAVSERVRKSGSEMNADVNKCFKEHPLTAEQIAQSKRMELPDEPEMRPFLLCFSLALDIFSIPEGFHVDRLDDVIVTDLGHDEKLQIIHKCVDSNEQKSPADEWAFRVYKCLDTSKIGELARAKVAKA; encoded by the exons ATGTtcaagtattttgtagtttgtCTAGCACTCTGCTCATTG GCCGTTAGCGAACGGGTGCGAAAAAGTGGCAGTGAAATGAACGCGGATGTTAACAAATGCTTCAAAGAGCATCCATTGACTGCGGAGCAGATCGCCCAGTCAAAGCGGATGGAGTTACCCGATGAGCCTGAGATGCGTCCATTTCTGCTGTGCTTTTCCCTGGCGCTGGATATCTTCTCCATCCCCGAGGGGTTTCATGTCGATCGCCTGGATGATGTGATCGTTACGGATCTAGGTCATGACGAGAAACTGCAAATTATTCACAAATGCGTGGATAGTAACGAGCAGAAGAGTCCTGCCGATGAGTGGGCATTCCGTGTTTACAAGTGTCTTGATACCAGCAAAATTGGCGAACTTGCTAGAGCCAAAGTGGCTAAAGCCTAA
- the LOC132786219 gene encoding general odorant-binding protein 99a-like, with protein sequence MFKHLIVCLALCSLAYATEWVPKTAEEIKTIRGECLTQHPLKAEQIAKLKQVEFPDEPEVRQYLLCTALKLDIFCTFEGYHADRLAKQFKMDLSEEEALQIAQGCVDSNEQKSSSDEWAFRGHKCLMSSKIGDRVRSYIKARQAEAAAKA encoded by the exons ATGTTCAAGCATCTGATCGTTTGCCTAGCACTCTGCTCATTG GCCTATGCCACCGAATGGGTGCCAAAAACAGCTGAGGAAATCAAGACAATTCGTGGCGAATGCCTCACACAGCATCCATTGAAAGCAGAGCAGATCGCCAAGCTGAAGCAAGTGGAGTTCCCCGATGAGCCTGAGGTGCGTCAATATTTGCTGTGCACTGCCTTGAAGCTGGATATCTTCTGCACCTTCGAGGGTTATCATGCCGATCGTCTGGCCAAACAGTTCAAGATGGATCTGAGCGAGGAGGAAGCACTGCAAATCGCTCAGGGCTGTGTGGATAGCAACGAGCAAAAGAGCAGTTCCGATGAGTGGGCATTCCGTGGTCACAAGTGTCTGATGTCCAGCAAAATTGGCGATCGTGTTAGATCTTACATTAAGGCCCGACAGGCTGAGGCTGCTGCCAAGGCATAA
- the LOC132784314 gene encoding endoplasmic reticulum mannosyl-oligosaccharide 1,2-alpha-mannosidase, translating to MTKSDHVALTLSSASIAGITGSAAGIDEANLSRKSLRRSWNQLPRCQRNLIIMGITAFCVTLLLFLPGDQLISMKDVRLKPGAAPFHMRREDTLQNPHHHPNLPPEKSEHDLAPEISAAVASPMTEDRLTKQEPNDKVPANAVYPDGNSAENVVKLPETAVASNDNINGVIDIVNNVEQPIDREASLDEPTDLQAELKEAIQHPLNLAGESIDSHLQKMQNQLAKPQHFHGATNERQTAVVAAFKHSWAGYKKYAWGHDNLKPVSQTSHEWFGLGLSIVDSLDTMYIMGLEDEFNEARDWVRDSLKFHTSRDVNLFEVTIRVLGGLLSAYHLSGDHMFLAKASELGNRLLPSFLSPSGIPYSDVNLGERSAHSPKWSPDSSTSEVTTIQLEFRDLSRSTNVPIYERVVSIVNEKVHALDKNHGLVPIFINANTGTFRNYATISLGARGDSYYEYLLKQWLQTGRKDNDNLILDYMQAIDGVLTQLMRRTPRENWVYIGELINGHDFKPKMDHLTCYLPGTLLLGHQNGMPDSHLLLARDMMDTCYQTYIKQPTQLAAEISYFALNDKDENDIYVKPNDAHNLLRPEFIESLYYFYALTGNRTYQDMGWTIFQAFEKHTKVAAGYTSLGNVKNTLNTRMRDLMESFWMSETLKYFYLLFSDNRKEIDLEKWVFNSEGHPLPVYQQ from the exons ATGACAAAGAGCGATCACGTTGCCCTAACGCTATCATCGGCCTCCATAGCGGGCATCACAGGTAGCGCTGCTGGCATCGATGAGGCAAATCTCTCGCGCAAAAGTCTGCGACGG TCGTGGAATCAACTGCCCCGTTGTCAACGTAATCTCATCATAATGGGCATCACCGCATTTTGTGtaacgttgttgctgtttctgccCGGCGATCAGCTGATTAGCATGAAAGATGTGCGTCTCAAGCCTGGAGCGGCGCCATTCCACATGCGACGCGAGGACACACTTCAGAATCCACATCACCATCCGAATCTCCCGCCGGAAAAGAGTGAACACGATCTCGCTCCCGAAATATCGGCAGCAGTTGCGTCGCCCATGACCGAAGACAGATTGACCAAACAGGAGCCCAATGATAAG GTGCCTGCGAATGCGGTCTACCCCGATGGTAATTCAGCAGAGAATGTGGTTAAGCTGCCGGAAACCGCAGTGGCTAGCAATGACAATATCAATGGCGTAATCGATATCGTCAACAATGTGGAGCAACCCATCGATCGAGAGGCGTCATTGGATGAGCCAACGGATTTGCAGGCTGAGCTGAAGGAAGCAATACAACATCCCTTGAATTTGGCAGGAGAAAGCATTGATTCGCATCTGCAGAAAATGCAAAACCAGCTAGCCAAGCCTCAGCACTTCCACGGCGCCACTAATGAACGGCAGACGGCTGTTGTGGCTGCATTTAAACACTCATGGGCTGGATACAAGAAGTACGCTTGGGGTCATGATAATCTGAAGCCAGTTTCGCAAACTTCACACGAATGGTTCGGCCTTGGTCTATCGATTGTCGATTCTCTCGACACCATGTACATAATGGGCTTGGAAGATG AGTTTAATGAAGCACGGGATTGGGTGAGAGATTCATTAAAATTCCACACAAGCCGCGATGTCAATCTCTTTGAGGTCACTATTCGTGTCCTGGGCGGACTGCTATCCGCATATCATTTGAGTGGAGACCACATGTTTTTGGCCAAAGCATCCGAATTGGGCAATCGTTTGTTGCCCAGCTTTCTTTCACCATCGGGCATACCTTATTCGGACGTCAATCTTGGCGAAAGATCAGCACATTCACCAAAATGGTCACCCGATAGCTCGACAAGTGAAGTAACAACAATACAGCTGGAATTCCGTGATCTCAGTCGCTCTACGAATGTTCCTATCTACGAACGC GTTGTAAGCATTGTCAACGAAAAAGTACATGCTCTAGATAAGAATCATGGCCTAGTaccaatatttattaatgccAATACAGGCACCTTCCGAAATTATGCCACCATTTCTTTGGGAGCACGCGGTGATTCGTATTACGAGTACTTATTGAAACAGTGGCTGCAAACGGGCCGCAAGGATAACGACAA TCTCATACTGGACTATATGCAAGCTATAGATGGTGTTCTCACACAGCTGATGCGACGCACACCACGAGAGAATTGGGTTTATATTGGAGAGCTAATAAATGGCCACGATTTTAAGCCAAAAATGGATCATCTGACGTGCTATTTACCTGGCACACTGTTGCTGGGCCATCAAAACGGCATGCCGGACTCGCATCTATTGTTGGCCAGAGATATGATGGACACCTGCTATCAGACGTACATTAAACAACCCACTCAGTTGGCAGCAGAAATTTCGTATTTTGCGCTGAATGATAAAGATGAGAATGACATCTATGTGAAGCCGAATGACGCGCACAATTTACTGCGACCCGAGTTCATTGAGAGTCTCTATTATTTCTATGCACTTACTGGCAATCGCACATATCAGGACATGGGCTGGACCATTTTTCAGGCTTTTGAGAAGCACACTAAAGTGGCTGCTGGCTATACATCTCTGGGAAATGTGAAGAACACACTAAACACGCGTATGCGCGATCTCATGGAGAGCTTCTGGATGAGCGAGACgttaaaatacttttaccTATTGTTTAGTGACAATCGCAAGGAAATTGACCTAGAGAAATGGGTCTTCAACTCCGAAGGTCATCCGTTGCCGGTGTACCAgcaataa